From Medicago truncatula cultivar Jemalong A17 chromosome 7, MtrunA17r5.0-ANR, whole genome shotgun sequence, a single genomic window includes:
- the LOC11435129 gene encoding uncharacterized GPI-anchored protein At3g06035, translating to MACFKLNLLLLASLFTFLFLSNPAHSSDKEDSVLKGINSFRQTKNLAPLNKNDKAHCLADEVAEEIEDTPCEKVNQYYPVSGPGGNQRIPNLQKHIDKCDININTTTDGVILPVCVSKLEPTVVLSNYTHSDIYAKFLNNSKYTGVGLGSEDDWMVLVLTTNTTTGTFSAATTSLHANFVLMVLLLVVIINYFSA from the exons ATGGCTTGCTTCAAACTTAATCTCCTACTTCTTGCATCGTTGTTTACTTTCCTATTCCTTTCCAACCCAGCTCACTCTAGTG ACAAAGAGGACAGTGTATTGAAGGGAATCAACAGCTTCAGACAGACCAAGAATCTTGCACCACTCAACAAAAATGACAAGGCACATTGTTTAGCTGATGAAGTTGCTGAAGAAATAGAAGATACACCATGTGAAAAAGTGAACCAATATTACCCAGTTTCTGGTCCTGGTGGTAACCAAAGAATCCCCAATTTGCAAAAACATATTGATAAATGTGATATTAACATTAACACAACCACGGATGGAGTCATTCTACCTGTTTGTGTATCCAAATTAGAACCAACGGTTGTGCTATCTAATTACACTCATTCTGATATTTATGCAAAGTTTCTCAACAATTCTAAGTACACTGGAGTTGGACTTGGTTCTGAAGATGATTGGATGGTTCTTGTTCTTACTACCAATACAACTACTGGAACTTTCTCTGCAGCAACAACTTCTCTACAtgctaattttgttttgatggtTTTGTTGCTTGTTGTGATCATCAACTATTTCAGTGCTTAA
- the LOC11435130 gene encoding NADPH-dependent aldehyde reductase 1, chloroplastic: MTTGGQKIPPQKQDTQPGKEHAMNPTPQFTCPDYKPANKLQGKIAVVTGGDSGIGRAVCNLFALEGATVIFTYVKGHEDKDARDTLDMLKMAKTANAKDPMAIPADLGFDENCKRVIDEIINAYGRIDILVNNAAEQYECGSVEEIDEPRLERVFRTNIFSYFFMTRHALKHMKEGSNIINTTSVNAYKGNSTLIDYTSTKGAIVAFTRALSLQLVSKGIRVNGVAPGPIWTPLIPASFNEEKTAQFGSDVPMKRAGQPVEVAPSFVFLASNQCSSYITGQVLHPNGGTVVNA, from the exons ATGACTACTGGTGGACAAAAAATTCCCCCTCAGAAGCAAGACACACAACCTGGCAAAGAACATGCCATGAATCCAACACCTCAATTCACTTGCCCTGATTACAAGCCAGCAAATAAGCTTCAA GGAAAGATAGCAGTGGTGACTGGAGGTGACTCTGGAATAGGACGTGCAGTATGCAACTTGTTTGCATTAGAAGGTGCCACTGTGATTTTCACATATGTGAAGGGGCATGAAGACAAGGACGCAAGAGACACACTTGATATGTTAAAAATGGCTAAGACTGCAAATGCCAAAGATCCAATGGCTATACCAGCTGACCTTGGTTTTGATGAAAATTGCAAAAGAGTGATTGATGAGATCATCAATGCTTATGGACGTATTGACATTCTTGTCAACAATGCAGCTGAGCAGTATGAGTGTGGTTCAGTTGAGGAGATTGATGAACCAAGACTCGAGAGGGTGTTTAGAACTAACATCTTCTCCTATTTCTTCATGACCAG GCATGCCCTGAAGCATATGAAGGAAGGAAGCAACATTATTAACACAACATCAGTGAATGCATACAAGGGGAACTCGACATTGATTGACTACACGTCTACTAAGGGTGCCATTGTGGCTTTTACCAGAGCACTTTCACTTCAGCTTGTGAGCAAAGGTATAAGAGTGAATGGGGTTGCACCTGGACCTATTTGGACTCCATTAATACCAGCTTCCTTCAATGAGGAAAAGACTGCTCAATTTGGTTCTGATGTGCCAATGAAGAGGGCTGGACAACCTGTTGAGGTTGCTCCCTCTTTTGTGTTTCTTGCTTCCAACCAATGCTCCTCTTACATAACTGGCCAAGTTCTCCACCCCAACG gagGAACTGTTGTGAATGCGTAG